CAGGGCTTGCGTGCTTCCGCACTCGAATGGACCGAGTTGCCAGGCGAGGGCGCTTTTTATGGTCCGAAGATCGAGTTCCATATCAAGGATGCGATTGGTCGTTCCTGGCAGTGTGGCACCATGCAGGTCGACTTCTCCATGCCGGGTCGTCTCGGTGCGGAGTATGTTGCTGCTGACGATACGCGCAAAGTCCCGGTCATGTTGCACCGCGCAATCCTGGGTTCGCTGGAGCGTTTCATTGGTATTTTGATTGAGAACTTCTCGGGTGCGCTGCCACTGTGGTTGGCGCCGACCCAGGCAGTTGTGCTGAATATTTCTGAAAAACAGGCCGATTACGCCGCGGAAGTTGCACAAAAGCTGCATCAGGCGGGCTTCAGGGTCGAGTCGGATTTGCGTAACGAGAAGATTACCTATAAAATCCGCGAACATAGCTTGAACCGGCTGCCTTATCAGCTCGTTGTGGGCGATAAGGAAAAAGCGGACGGACTGGTAGCCGTGCGTACTCGCGGTGGTCAGGATCTTGGACAAATGTCCGTAGATGCCTTGATCAAGCGACTTCAGGAAGAAGTCGCGGCGCGGAGTGGCACGGCTTAATTTTTGTTGTTTTCGGGGGTTTTACCATAGCTCAGAACAAGGCGCATCGCCTCAACGAGGAAATCACGGTTCCGGAGATTCGTCTCCAGGGCGCTGAAGGCGAACAACTCGGCATTGTCAATATTCGTGCTGCACTGCAAATGGCAGAAGAAGCAGGTGTTGATCTCGTAGAAATCGCACCGATGGCCAAGCCGCCGGTTTGCCGGATCATGGATTACGGCAAGTTCAAGTATCAGGAACAAAAGCGAGCTCACGAAGCCAAGTTGAAGCAGAAGCAGGTGCAGGTGAAGGAAATCAAACTTCGCCCGGGTACCGACGAAAACGATTACCAGATCAAGCTCAGGAACATGACGCGTTTCCTGGAAGAAGAAGACAAGGTCAAAGTGACCCTTCGCTTCCGTGGTCGCGAAATGGCGCATCAGGAATTCGGTATGCGCCAGCTGGAACGTATTAAGGCAGACCTCGAAGCAGTCGGTGTGGTCGAGCAGATGCCGAAGATGGAAGGGCGCCAGATGATCATGATCATTGGGCCGGCCAAAAAGAAGTAATTAGTTGTAGCAGTACCTATAAGTGCCTTCGGGTAGAGCAAGCGTTCCCGCCGGGAACCACCTGACAGCATGTCATTAAGGAGCATCTAAATGCCCAAAATGAAGACCAAGAGCAGCGCCAAAAAGCGTTTCTCCGTTCGCGCCGGTGGCAGCATCAAGCGCGGTCAAGCCTTCAAGCGTCACA
The sequence above is drawn from the Dechloromonas sp. TW-R-39-2 genome and encodes:
- the infC gene encoding translation initiation factor IF-3 is translated as MAQNKAHRLNEEITVPEIRLQGAEGEQLGIVNIRAALQMAEEAGVDLVEIAPMAKPPVCRIMDYGKFKYQEQKRAHEAKLKQKQVQVKEIKLRPGTDENDYQIKLRNMTRFLEEEDKVKVTLRFRGREMAHQEFGMRQLERIKADLEAVGVVEQMPKMEGRQMIMIIGPAKKK